The Thermus antranikianii DSM 12462 DNA segment ACCCAGGATCAGGGTTTTTGCAGGATCTTCTGGTGGAGGGAAGGCCCCTTTACCTTCACCTGGCGGAGGCCCTGGCCCGGGAGGGGGAGGGATACCGGGAAGGGGAGTGGAGCCGCGTGGGCATGGTGGTGGGGGCCACCTACCCGGAGGTGGTCTTGACGGTGCGGGAAAAGGCTCCCCATGCTCCCTTCCTCCTCCCCGGCGTAGGGGCCCAAGGGGGAAGGCCCTTGAAGGGCCCTGGCCTTTTGAACGCCGCAAGCCGCGCCCTTTTCTACCCGGGGGGCAGGCCGGATCTGGAGGGAGCCTTACAGGCGGCGGAGGACTTCCATAGGGCTTTGGTAGAGTAGGGGGGATGGATGTCCTGGAGCTCTACCGCAGGACGGGGGCCCTTCTGGAAGGGCACTTCCTCCTGCGCTCGGGGTTGCACTCGCCCATCTTCCTGCAATCCGCTGCCCTCTTGCAGCATCCCCTCTATGCGGAGGCGGTGGGGGAGGCCTTGGGCAAGCTATTTGAAGACGAGAAGGTGGATTTCGTCATCGGCCCGGCCCTGGGGGGTGTGGTGCTTTCCTTCGTGGTGGCCAAGGCCCTGGGGGCCAGGGCCCTCTTCGCCGAGAAGGATGGCCAGGGAGGCATGACCCTGCGCAGGGGCCTCACCGTGAACCCAGGCGACCGTTTTTTGGCGGTGGAGGATGTGGTGACCACCGGGGAGAGCGTGCGCAAGGCCATTCGGGTGGCGGAGGCCAGGGGAGGGGTTTTGGTGGGCGTGGGGGCCATCGTGGACCGGAGCAGGGGGGAGGCGGATTTCGGTGTCCCCTTCCGGGCCCTTTTGAAGCTGGAGGTGCCCCAGTACCTTTCCGAAGCCTGCCCTCTGTGCCGGGATGGTGTGCCCTTGGAGGAGGTCTGAGGCCATGCGCCTCCTGGCCTTTCTTCTTGTTCTTTTTCCCTGGGCCATGGCCTCTTCTTCGGTGGAGTTGGCCCGCCAGGCGGCAGAGGCCTGGCTTGCGGGAAAGCTTTCGCCGCGCCTCGAGGAGGTCCTAAGGGCTTCCCCTGAGGAGGCCCCGAAGCTTTTGGAGCGCTACGCCCTTTTCCCACCGCCTCCCAGAGGCCTCTCCCTCAACCTGGATAGCCCCAGGGTGGAGGGAAACCGGGTCCTCTTCCCCGCAGCGGTGGGGGACGAGGTGGGGGAGGTGGTGGTGGTCCTGGAGGGCGGCGAGGCCAAGCGGGTCTACTTCCGCCCCGAGGGGCTTGCCCTTCCCGGGTACCTGCTTAACCCGGCTTCGGGGTGGGGGTTTTTGCTCCTTTCCCTATTCTTTGGCTTTCTCCTCTTCCAGCCCTCGCCCTTTCGCGCCTGGCTTTTGGAGGCCCTGGCCCTGCTTCGCGCCTATAGGGGGCTTTACCTTTTCACCAACCTCTTCCTCTATGGCCTCTTTGCCCTCGGGAGTTTGCTGGCCTATGGGATGCCGGAGATGGCCCGGGCGGTGCAGGCCCTTTTCGGCGGGGCCCTCGAGGCCATAGGCTTGGAGGAGGCCACGGGAAAGGGCATCCTGGTCTTGGCCGGGGTGATCTTCCACTGGAACTTCGGCCAGGGGCTTTTCCTCACCGGGCTTCTGCCCGCCTTGCTTTTGGGGGTTCCTGTCTTTTTTTTGAACGCCCTCCGCTATCTGGTCTTCGGCTTCGCCCTGTCTCCGGCGCTTCTGGGCGCTGCCTTCCTGGTTCACCTCCCCACCCTTCTCCTGGAGCTTCAGGCCTACATCCTGGTCACCTTCGGGGGGCTTGTGCTCCTGGCTAAGACGGCGGGAGGGGAGGGGTATAGGAAGGGGCTTAGGGCCTTGCTCCTCACCTTCTACCTGGGGGCTCTTTTCCTGCTTTTGGCGGCCTGGTATGAGGCCTGGGAGGTGAGCGTGCTCCTATGAAGGTGGCCATTCTGGGGGCTGGGGCCTGGGGCACCGCCTTGGCGGTCCTTCTGGCCAGCAAGGGGATTCCCACGGCCCTCTGGGCCAGGAGGAAGGAGCAGGCGGAGGCCCTAAGGGCCAACCGGGAGAACAAGGACTACCTGCCGGGGGTGGCCCTCCCCGCTTACCTGTACCCCACCGCCGACCCGGAGGAGGCCTTGGAGGGAGTGGAGCTGGCCGTGGTGGCCCTGCCCTCCAAGGCCCTGGAGGACACCTTAAGGGCTCTGCCCCGGGCCCCGTGGTACCTTTCCGCCACTAAGGGGCTTTTCTTCAAGGAGGGGAGGCTTCACACCCCCAGCGAGGTAGTGGAGGCCTTGACCGGCAGGCCCGTGGTCGCCCTTTCCGGCCCCAACCACGCGGAGGAGGTGGCCCGCTTTCTCCCCACCGCCAGCGTGGCCGCGGGTCCCTTGGAGCTGGCCAAAAGGGTGCAGGAGCTTTTCTCCGGGCCCACCTTCCGGGTCTACACCAGCCAAGACCGGCGTGGGGTGGAGCTGGGCGGGGCCTTGAAGAACATCCTGGCCCTGGCGGCGGGGATGGTGGACGGGCTTCGCCTGGGGGATAACGCCAAGGCGGCCCTCCTCACCCGGGGCCTTAGGGAGATGGT contains these protein-coding regions:
- the pyrE gene encoding orotate phosphoribosyltransferase produces the protein MDVLELYRRTGALLEGHFLLRSGLHSPIFLQSAALLQHPLYAEAVGEALGKLFEDEKVDFVIGPALGGVVLSFVVAKALGARALFAEKDGQGGMTLRRGLTVNPGDRFLAVEDVVTTGESVRKAIRVAEARGGVLVGVGAIVDRSRGEADFGVPFRALLKLEVPQYLSEACPLCRDGVPLEEV
- a CDS encoding NAD(P)H-dependent glycerol-3-phosphate dehydrogenase, whose amino-acid sequence is MKVAILGAGAWGTALAVLLASKGIPTALWARRKEQAEALRANRENKDYLPGVALPAYLYPTADPEEALEGVELAVVALPSKALEDTLRALPRAPWYLSATKGLFFKEGRLHTPSEVVEALTGRPVVALSGPNHAEEVARFLPTASVAAGPLELAKRVQELFSGPTFRVYTSQDRRGVELGGALKNILALAAGMVDGLRLGDNAKAALLTRGLREMVRFGTAQGGEEATFYGLSGLGDLLATAYSLHSRNRGAGERLVRGEALERLEDRGVVEGLYAVKALMAWRERTGLELPIAEAVYQVVYEGLDPLKALSALMAREPKAE